In Centropristis striata isolate RG_2023a ecotype Rhode Island chromosome 1, C.striata_1.0, whole genome shotgun sequence, one DNA window encodes the following:
- the ugt8 gene encoding 2-hydroxyacylsphingosine 1-beta-galactosyltransferase — protein MLLPSSLLLLLGLLSWSPSASWAAKVIVVPPIMFESHLYIFKTLATALHQEGHETHFLISEGRGVPPSPYYHLQRYPGIFNSTTADNFLQSKVSNIFSGRLTFLELFDILDHYSQNCDAVVGSVEVMTRLKEAKFDLLLVDPNEMCGFVIAHILGVKYAVFSTGLWYPAEAGAPAPLSYVPEFNSLLTDRMSLLQRITNTAVYLVQRFGVHYIALPKYDRIMKKHGVKPQVAMADLVQGSRLWMLCTDMALEFPRPTLPHVVYIGGILTKPPNPLPQDFDAWVNDTAEHGFVVVSFGAGVKYLSHDIAHKLAGALARLPQRVVWRFSGVPPSNLGNNTKLVDWMPQNDLLGHANTRAFLSHGGLNSIYEAMYHGVPVVGVPLFGDHYDTMTRVAAKGMGVMLHWKYMTEEDLYTALTSVIKETRYRKQARILSNIHKDQPGHPVTRAVYWISYILRHDGANHLRSTVYEVSPYQYFLLDVIFTVGAAVALTIFALRRLVRLLSGKAGDQSRGGGVTRDDGNIANGHCHSESMANGKHKRNGSLRNEKKIN, from the exons ATGCTACTACCCTCGTCACTACTACTCCTCCTCGGCCTCCTCTCCTGGAGTCCCAGTGCATCGTGGGCTGCAAAAGTGATCGTTGTCCCACCCATCATGTTTGAATCACACCTCTACATCTTCAAGACGCTGGCCACAGCTCTGCACCAGGAGGGCCATGAGACCCATTTTCTCATTTCAGAGGGTCGCGGGGTGCCGCCCTCCCCCTACTACCATTTACAGCGCTACCCAGGGATCTTTAACAGCACCACGGCTGACAATTTCCTCCAGTCCAAAGTCAGCAACATCTTCTCAGGGCGCCTCACATTTCTGGAACTGTTTGACATTCTTGACCACTACTCCCAGAACTGTGATGCTGTCGTTGGTAGCGTTGAGGTAATGACCCGTCTCAAGGAGGCCAAGTTTGACCTTCTGCTGGTGGACCCTAATGAAATGTGTGGCTTTGTGATCGCTCATATCCTCGGTGTGAAATATGCCGTGTTCAGCACAGGCCTGTGGTACCCTGCAGAGGCGGGCGCCCCAGCCCCGCTTTCATATGTTCCCGAATTCAACTCGCTGCTGACAGACCGCATGTCTCTGCTTCAGAGGATCACCAACACAGCTGTTTACCTGGTGCAGCGCTTTGGAGTCCATTATATTGCATTACCCAAGTATGACCGGATTATGAAGAAACACGGAGTGAAGCCGCAAGTGGCCATGGCTGATTTGGTGCAGGGCAGCCGGCTGTGGATGCTCTGCACTGATATGGCTCTGGAGTTCCCCAGGCCCACCCTGCCACATGTGGTGTACATAGGAGGCATCCTCACCAAGCCCCCCAACCCCCTTCCACAG GATTTTGACGCATGGGTGAATGACACAGCGGAGCATGGTTTTGTGGTTGTGTCGTTTGGAGCTGGGGTCAAGTACCTTTCCCATGACATTGCTCACAAACTGGCCGGAGCCCTCGCCAGGTTGCCCCAGCGTGTCGTCTGGAG GTTTTCTGGAGTTCCACCCAGTAACCTTGGCAACAACACCAAGCTTGTTGATTGGATGCCTCAGAATGACTTACTAG GCCACGCCAACACAAGGGCCTTCCTGAGCCACGGTGGCCTGAACAGTATCTATGAGGCCATGTATCACGGGGTGCCGGTTGTAGGTGTGCCCCTGTTCGGAGACCACTATGACACCATGACTCGTGTGGCAGCCAAAGGTATGGGTGTCATGCTACACTGGAAGTACATGACCGAAGAAGACCTCTACACAGCTCTGACCAGCGTCATCAAAGAGACCAG GTACCGCAAGCAAGCACGTATCCTCTCCAACATTCACAAAGACCAGCCAGGCCATCCTGTGACCAGGGCCGTCTACTGGATCAGCTACATCCTACGTCATGATGGTGCCAACCACCTGCGCTCCACTGTATATGAGGTGTCCCCCTACCAGTACTTCCTGCTGGATGTGATTTTCACTGTAGGAGCTGCCGTGGCTCTGACTATCTTCGCCCTGCGACGGTTGGTACGACTGCTGAGCGGGAAGGCTGGGGACCAGAGCAGAGGTGGCGGCGTCACCAGGGATGATGGTAACATAGCTAATGGACATTGCCATAGCGAGAGCATGGCGAACGGGAAACACAAACGCAACGGCTCCTTAAGAAACGAGAAGAAGATTAATTAG